GTGACCGGCTCCGGTGTCGAGGATGGGCGCATCCGGCAGGGCGTGCTGCAGTTGATTCTGCAGGCCTAAGTCGAAATGAACGGTGGGGCTGCGGGATTCTTCTGTCAGCTCCAAGGTGCAGCCTTCTTCAGCAGCAATCAGCTGGGCCTGGCGCTGGATGGTCTCAACGAGCGATGCGGTAATGGCGTCGTCCGGGTGCCGGACATCGAGCCAAAAGTCCACCCTGGAGGCGATGACGTTGGTGCCACCCGGGATTGGCTGAAGCCGCCCGACAGTTGCCCGGGCGTGGGATTGGTTCTTCGCGGTGTCGCGGATGGCGACGACCATGCGTGAAGCGGCGATCATGGGGTCTTTACGATCGGCCATGAGCGTTGTCCCGGCGTGGTTGCCCTGTCCTTGAATGCTGAGCCGCCAGCGGCCGTGTCCCAGGATGGAGGAGGCAATTGCGATGGGCCGGTCGAGGTCGATGAGCCCCCGGCCTTGTTCCACATGGAGTTCAACGAACGCCCCGATACTGCCAAGGAGCTGCTCATCCTTGCCGATGTAGCGGGGGTCCAAACCGTTGGCGCGGGCGATGTCCGCAAAGGTGTTGCCGTCCGGATCCCGTAGGTTTCGGGCTTTGTTGGGGTCGATGGCACCTGTCATCAGACGGGAGCCCAGGCAGGCCACCCCGAAGCGGGACCCTTCTTCTTCGGGGAACACCGCGATGGCCAGTGGCCGGGCCGGAATGGGGTTTCGGGCTTTGAGGATGTCGACGGCGACGAGGGCCGAGGCGACGCCAAGGGGTCCGTCGAACGCACCTCCTCCGGGGACGGAGTCGAGGTGGCTGCCGGTGACGAGGCTGTTGCTTCGATCCCCTCCGGGGGTGTCCCACCACGCCCAGATGGTGCCG
This genomic stretch from Micrococcaceae bacterium Sec5.1 harbors:
- a CDS encoding allantoate amidohydrolase encodes the protein MQHVTPVTIQTSTTAATVTGLLSDIATTGTDPLRGGYTRPVYSTAELDLRTWFIDQATRRGLSVETDRNGTIWAWWDTPGGDRSNSLVTGSHLDSVPGGGAFDGPLGVASALVAVDILKARNPIPARPLAIAVFPEEEGSRFGVACLGSRLMTGAIDPNKARNLRDPDGNTFADIARANGLDPRYIGKDEQLLGSIGAFVELHVEQGRGLIDLDRPIAIASSILGHGRWRLSIQGQGNHAGTTLMADRKDPMIAASRMVVAIRDTAKNQSHARATVGRLQPIPGGTNVIASRVDFWLDVRHPDDAITASLVETIQRQAQLIAAEEGCTLELTEESRSPTVHFDLGLQNQLQHALPDAPILDTGAGHDAGVLSPFVPTAMVFVRNPSGVSHSPEEHVVDEDAEIGAQALADALASLMN